One Brassica napus cultivar Da-Ae chromosome C2, Da-Ae, whole genome shotgun sequence DNA window includes the following coding sequences:
- the LOC106395609 gene encoding transmembrane emp24 domain-containing protein p24delta8-like, whose product MTQIKITFQRALSISFSLSSLAMDLLRQSLGCLLIVALLSPTALSMQFELRSGQMKCISEDIHEKSISVGKYFIVNPNEDHPLPDSHKITAKMVSPKWNALHEAVKVEAGEFSFTAFETGDYFTCISAVDHKPQTTLTIDFVWTSGVHSAASKDWSKVPKRSQVKMMELSVKRLFDTVESIHDEMYYLRDREAEMQELNRSTNSKMAWFSFLSLGFCLSVAGLQFWHLKSFFEKKKLI is encoded by the exons ATGACCCAAATTAAGATTACTTTTCAACGcgctctctctatctctttctctctctctagtctcgcCATGGATCTTCTTCGTCAGAGCTTGGGTTGTCTTTTGATCGTTGCGTTATTGTCTCCTACAGCACTATCAATGCAGTTCGAGCTTCGTTCTGGCCAGATGAAATGCATATCGGAGGATATTCACGAAAAGTCCATCAGCGTTGGCAAATACTTCATTGTAAACCCTAACGAAGATCATCCTCTTCCTGATTCTCACAAAATCACCGCCAAG ATGGTGTCGCCAAAATGGAATGCGCTGCACGAAGCTGTTAAGGTAGAGGCTGGAGAGTTCTCGTTTACTGCGTTTGAAACCGGTGATTACTTTACGTGCATCTCAGCCGTTGATCATAAGCCGCAGACGACGTTGACCATTGATTTTGTTTGGACGTCTGGTGTTCACTCTGCTGCCTCCAAGGATTGGTCTAAAGTTCCAAAGAGGAGCCAAGTCAAA ATGATGGAGTTGTCGGTTAAGAGGCTATTCGACACTGTTGAGTCCATCCACGATGAGATGTATTATCTTCGTGATAG GGAAGCAGAAATGCAAGAGTTGAATAGATCCACAAATTCGAAAATGGCGTGGTTTAGTTTCTTGTCACTTGGGTTTTGTTTATCGGTAGCTGGTTTACAGTTTTGGCACTTGAAATCTTTCTTCGAGAAAAAGAAACTCATCTAA